In the Victivallis sp. Marseille-Q1083 genome, one interval contains:
- a CDS encoding endonuclease/exonuclease/phosphatase family protein, producing MKMICYFIAFLLVFSALPTTAGQSLKVVSYNVMEGFNRGSAVTAVSEWLEEESPDVVLFQEMDTDSAGLAQIAAAWNHPYACVLKPFTVYSLGLTSKWPIDYLELRTNDMFHGYILARIGGVYFMSTHWSSARYEQRDHESDIYVFRLRPLLEGGEKIVVMGDFNNPSPFDAAEANAESELLASRRRTDAESEIVENLKDGFWDFHCIEQLLELGLQDVIHQHQHEHSAASTFYIYERIDQALLSRNLAGKVTAAYLEVEDRPRFAPLSDHLPQVVELDFPLEPAAADGDRLQQELIRLQTVAEPDNFKPQPERWREATESGGSYLDLAVPGDGERYFTLTRPAGFFSIRFHAAAGQWLSGSHIICTPVPVAESLTIPVPAAADGIRLHLQQLPASLPAEPAVAQSNQPERNK from the coding sequence ATGAAGATGATCTGTTATTTCATCGCGTTCCTGCTGGTTTTTTCGGCCCTGCCGACAACGGCCGGACAATCGTTGAAGGTCGTTTCCTACAACGTCATGGAGGGGTTCAACCGCGGTTCGGCGGTGACGGCGGTCTCCGAATGGCTGGAAGAGGAATCGCCGGATGTGGTGCTCTTTCAGGAGATGGATACCGACAGCGCCGGGCTGGCCCAAATCGCCGCCGCCTGGAATCACCCGTACGCCTGCGTTTTGAAGCCTTTCACGGTTTATTCGCTCGGACTGACCTCAAAATGGCCGATCGACTATCTGGAATTGCGGACCAACGACATGTTTCACGGTTACATCCTGGCCAGAATCGGCGGCGTCTATTTCATGTCGACGCACTGGTCCTCCGCCAGATACGAACAGCGCGACCACGAAAGCGACATCTATGTTTTCCGGCTGCGTCCGTTGCTGGAGGGCGGTGAAAAAATCGTCGTCATGGGAGACTTCAACAATCCGTCGCCATTCGACGCCGCCGAAGCGAACGCCGAATCAGAGCTGCTGGCCAGCCGGCGCCGGACCGACGCCGAATCGGAAATCGTCGAAAACCTCAAAGACGGGTTCTGGGATTTTCATTGCATCGAACAACTGCTGGAGCTCGGTTTGCAGGATGTCATTCATCAGCACCAGCACGAACACAGTGCCGCTTCCACCTTCTACATCTATGAACGGATCGATCAGGCGCTGCTCAGCCGCAACCTGGCCGGCAAGGTGACGGCCGCCTATCTCGAAGTCGAAGACCGGCCGCGGTTCGCGCCGCTCTCCGACCATCTGCCGCAGGTGGTTGAACTCGACTTCCCGCTGGAACCGGCCGCGGCGGACGGCGACCGGCTGCAACAGGAATTGATCCGTCTGCAAACCGTCGCGGAACCGGATAATTTCAAGCCGCAACCGGAACGATGGCGGGAAGCGACAGAATCAGGCGGCAGTTACCTGGACCTGGCAGTTCCGGGCGATGGCGAACGTTATTTCACGCTGACCCGGCCGGCCGGTTTCTTTTCCATCCGCTTCCATGCCGCCGCCGGACAATGGCTGTCCGGCAGCCATATTATCTGCACGCCGGTCCCGGTCGCCGAATCGCTGACCATCCCGGTTCCGGCCGCGGCGGACGGCATTCGACTGCATCTTCAGCAGTTGCCGGCCTCCCTGCCGGCGGAGCCAGCCGTTGCCCAGTCCAATCAACCGGAAAGGAACAAGTAA
- a CDS encoding sodium:solute symporter, protein MDTPTALWIDSAILAAYLLASFLIGIFANRLLKKDVSTESGYFLGGRSMPGYLTGISNAVNAMNSDVMPTYMGLALAVGLPVCWFYFSRAGLGIFLAGMLFYARWKQLGVATGPEFFAVRFGSDGGRFIRVFTSLYSVLFGIIPWMGAGLLAAHLIFGSFFGYESKALSLLILLPLMLLYVWFSGYAGVLVTNLFQTVIIVVACVTVCLVILSHFGGPAGLTASIQQAMPAETGTAVLSIWPQNGNAYVSPLLVAVWIILTGVGVGANVSVDGQRIISCKNVREAVKVSIWTQLELFIMLLLVTLPALGLLAQTPELFSAPAAEREAMYGVLVREYLPVGVKGLTLAALAAAVMSTVSTQLNYSAQTLTHDVLGSYRHFSPVRGVLYGRLAMIVVMLLAIVVVYCAGSLIRIAIFITGLLGSSALIGWGYWWYWRINLYSWYAAMLGGPLVYLACFFGLPRIPWWAAQAALSPNHADMMGICAGVVSMALTTVVTLIVTFLTPPDDMDVLTEFYRRARPMGYWKPVQEVLRRRGELRAEPRGLLAGGTVTALCGAAWLCLLIMGLSELFVGRYLEAAGFGTAAALFAVIFKKLFDWHLKRLEA, encoded by the coding sequence CGGTCAACGCGATGAATTCCGACGTGATGCCGACCTACATGGGGCTGGCGCTGGCGGTCGGGCTGCCGGTCTGCTGGTTCTATTTCTCCCGGGCCGGGCTGGGCATCTTCCTGGCCGGCATGCTGTTCTACGCCCGCTGGAAACAACTCGGCGTCGCCACCGGACCGGAGTTCTTCGCCGTCCGTTTCGGTTCCGACGGCGGCCGCTTCATCCGGGTGTTCACTTCATTGTATTCGGTGCTGTTCGGCATCATCCCGTGGATGGGAGCCGGTCTGCTGGCGGCCCATCTGATTTTCGGCTCCTTCTTCGGCTATGAAAGCAAGGCGCTGTCGCTGCTGATCCTGCTGCCGCTGATGCTGCTCTACGTCTGGTTTTCCGGTTATGCCGGCGTCCTGGTCACCAACCTGTTCCAGACCGTCATCATCGTCGTCGCCTGCGTCACCGTCTGTCTCGTCATCCTGTCCCATTTCGGCGGGCCGGCCGGTCTGACCGCTTCCATTCAGCAGGCGATGCCGGCGGAAACCGGCACGGCGGTGCTGTCGATCTGGCCGCAGAACGGCAACGCCTATGTCAGCCCGCTGCTGGTGGCAGTCTGGATCATTCTGACCGGCGTCGGCGTCGGCGCCAATGTTTCGGTCGACGGCCAGCGGATCATCTCCTGCAAAAATGTCCGGGAAGCGGTCAAAGTCAGCATCTGGACCCAGCTGGAGCTGTTCATCATGCTGCTGCTGGTGACGCTGCCGGCCCTCGGGCTGCTGGCGCAGACGCCGGAGTTGTTCTCCGCGCCGGCGGCGGAACGCGAAGCGATGTACGGCGTGCTGGTCCGCGAATACCTGCCGGTCGGCGTCAAGGGGCTGACGCTGGCGGCGCTGGCGGCGGCGGTGATGTCGACGGTCAGCACCCAGTTGAATTACAGCGCCCAGACCCTGACCCACGACGTGCTCGGCTCCTATCGGCATTTTTCGCCGGTCCGCGGCGTCCTCTACGGCCGGCTGGCGATGATCGTCGTCATGCTGCTGGCGATCGTCGTCGTTTACTGCGCCGGCAGCCTGATCAGGATCGCCATCTTCATCACCGGCCTGCTCGGCTCCTCGGCGCTGATCGGCTGGGGATACTGGTGGTACTGGCGGATCAACCTCTATTCCTGGTATGCCGCGATGCTCGGCGGGCCGCTGGTCTATCTGGCCTGCTTCTTCGGCCTGCCGCGGATCCCGTGGTGGGCGGCCCAGGCCGCCCTCAGCCCCAACCACGCCGACATGATGGGCATCTGCGCCGGCGTGGTCAGCATGGCGCTGACCACCGTCGTCACGCTGATCGTCACGTTTCTGACCCCGCCGGACGATATGGACGTCCTGACCGAATTCTACCGCCGGGCCCGGCCGATGGGGTATTGGAAGCCGGTGCAGGAGGTACTGCGCCGCCGCGGCGAACTGCGCGCCGAACCGCGCGGGCTGCTGGCCGGCGGCACCGTCACCGCGTTGTGCGGCGCCGCCTGGCTCTGCCTGCTGATCATGGGGCTGTCAGAGCTGTTCGTCGGCCGCTATCTCGAAGCCGCCGGGTTCGGGACAGCTGCCGCTCTTTTCGCCGTCATCTTCAAGAAGCTGTTCGACTGGCACTTGAAACGCCTCGAAGCCTGA